Proteins co-encoded in one Sulfuricystis thermophila genomic window:
- the feoB gene encoding Fe(2+) transporter permease subunit FeoB: MKNSYTIGLVGNPNCGKTTLFNALTGARQRVGNWPGVTVEKKSGEYRFAGVRFEIVDLPGTYSLDAGEHDISLDEQIAREFVQNAYRHGADLIVNIVDAANLERNLYLTAQLAEMQAPLVVALNMTDVAEAKGMHVDAAALAAQLGCPVVPLVASEGQGIAELQQTIAQAVVAQPRPALRIAYPHALEQAIATLTNAIAAAMPDLPLAPRWLAVRLLEEDAQAQALAGAELSAFAQRLASETGEEVDIAIAQARYATAHRVAQAVTHPAAAPTSDWTERIDRIVLNRYFGIPIFLLMMYLMFMFTIKIGGAFIDFFDQAAGALFVDGVGAWLTGLGTPEWLVVLLAKGIGGGIQTVATFIPVIGFLYLFLSALEDSGYMARAAFVMDRFMRVIGLPGKSFVPLIVGFGCNVPAIMATRTLEHRRDRLMTIAMAPFMSCGARLPVYVLFAAAFFPANAQNVVFGLYLIGILVAVLTGLALKHSLFKGEPTPFIMELPPYHLPTLRGVILHAWQRLKGFVIKAGRIIVPMVLVINVLNNVGADGSLGNEDSDRSLLAATGRSIAPAFAPFGLSEENWPATVGIFTGILAKEVVVGTLNATYQALAESDRAAAGEEAPEEAAFDLGTALTAAAATIPEKLAEALGSWADPLGLAVGDLTDTQAAAEKAEVATAVFGAMAARFDGAAGAFAYLLFILLYTPCTAALAAIYQESGARWMFFVAGWTFALAYGTATLFYQAATFAAHPLSSTIWFGIVGAVLATAVLALRRYGRSREYRVMPIAPLAAAASCDGCSKAGRCGGH, from the coding sequence ATGAAAAATTCATACACCATCGGTCTCGTCGGCAATCCGAACTGCGGCAAGACTACGCTCTTCAATGCGCTCACAGGCGCCAGGCAGCGCGTCGGCAATTGGCCGGGTGTGACGGTCGAAAAGAAAAGTGGTGAATACCGCTTTGCGGGTGTGCGTTTCGAAATCGTCGATCTGCCCGGCACCTATTCGCTCGATGCCGGCGAGCACGACATTTCGCTCGACGAGCAGATCGCCCGCGAGTTCGTGCAAAACGCCTACCGCCACGGCGCCGATTTGATCGTCAACATCGTCGATGCCGCCAACCTCGAACGCAACCTCTACCTCACCGCGCAGCTCGCCGAAATGCAGGCGCCGCTCGTCGTGGCGCTCAACATGACGGATGTCGCCGAGGCCAAGGGCATGCACGTCGATGCCGCCGCTCTCGCGGCGCAACTGGGCTGCCCGGTAGTGCCGCTGGTGGCCTCCGAAGGTCAGGGGATCGCCGAGCTCCAGCAGACGATTGCTCAAGCGGTCGTCGCCCAACCACGCCCGGCGCTTCGCATCGCTTATCCACACGCGCTCGAACAAGCCATTGCCACGCTTACGAACGCCATCGCCGCCGCCATGCCGGATCTGCCGCTCGCGCCGCGTTGGCTCGCCGTGCGCCTCCTCGAAGAAGATGCGCAGGCGCAAGCATTGGCCGGCGCCGAGCTCTCGGCTTTCGCGCAACGACTGGCAAGCGAAACGGGTGAAGAGGTCGACATCGCGATCGCCCAGGCGCGCTATGCAACGGCCCATCGTGTCGCCCAGGCCGTCACCCACCCCGCCGCCGCCCCTACCAGCGATTGGACCGAACGCATCGACCGCATCGTGCTCAACCGCTATTTCGGCATCCCGATCTTTCTGCTCATGATGTATCTGATGTTCATGTTCACGATCAAGATCGGCGGCGCCTTCATCGACTTTTTCGACCAAGCCGCCGGCGCGCTGTTCGTCGATGGCGTAGGCGCATGGCTCACCGGCCTGGGCACGCCCGAATGGTTGGTCGTGCTGCTCGCCAAGGGCATTGGCGGCGGCATCCAGACGGTGGCGACCTTCATCCCGGTGATCGGCTTTCTCTACCTTTTCCTTTCGGCCCTCGAAGATTCCGGCTACATGGCGCGCGCCGCCTTCGTGATGGACCGCTTCATGCGCGTCATCGGCCTGCCGGGCAAGAGCTTCGTGCCGCTGATCGTCGGCTTTGGCTGCAACGTGCCGGCGATCATGGCCACGCGCACGCTGGAACACCGCCGCGACCGCCTGATGACCATCGCCATGGCGCCCTTCATGTCCTGCGGCGCGCGCCTGCCGGTCTATGTGTTGTTCGCCGCCGCCTTCTTCCCCGCCAATGCGCAGAACGTGGTGTTCGGGCTCTATCTGATCGGCATCCTCGTCGCCGTGCTAACCGGGCTGGCCTTGAAACATTCCTTGTTCAAGGGTGAGCCAACCCCCTTCATCATGGAGCTGCCGCCTTATCACCTGCCGACGCTACGCGGCGTGATCCTCCACGCCTGGCAGCGGCTCAAAGGCTTCGTCATCAAGGCCGGGCGCATCATCGTGCCGATGGTGCTGGTGATCAACGTCCTCAACAACGTCGGCGCCGACGGCAGTCTTGGCAACGAGGATTCCGACCGGTCGCTGCTCGCCGCGACCGGCCGCAGCATCGCACCGGCCTTTGCGCCGTTCGGTCTCAGCGAGGAAAACTGGCCCGCCACCGTCGGCATCTTCACCGGCATCCTCGCCAAGGAGGTCGTCGTCGGCACCCTCAACGCCACCTATCAGGCACTGGCGGAAAGCGATCGCGCCGCCGCCGGTGAAGAAGCGCCGGAAGAAGCGGCCTTCGACCTCGGCACGGCGCTCACCGCCGCCGCGGCGACGATCCCGGAGAAACTGGCCGAGGCGCTGGGCAGCTGGGCCGACCCGCTGGGGCTCGCCGTCGGCGATCTCACGGACACGCAAGCCGCCGCCGAGAAAGCGGAAGTCGCCACCGCCGTCTTTGGCGCCATGGCCGCCCGCTTCGATGGTGCAGCGGGAGCCTTTGCCTATCTGCTGTTCATCCTGCTCTACACGCCCTGCACCGCGGCGCTTGCCGCGATCTACCAGGAAAGCGGCGCGCGCTGGATGTTCTTCGTCGCCGGCTGGACCTTCGCTCTCGCCTACGGCACGGCCACTCTCTTCTACCAGGCCGCGACGTTTGCGGCGCACCCCCTGTCATCGACGATCTGGTTCGGCATCGTCGGCGCGGTGTTGGCGACAGCCGTCCTGGCGCTGCGCCGCTACGGCCGGAGTCGGGAATACCGGGTCATGCCCATCGCACCGCTCGCCGCCGCTGCAAGCTGCGACGGGTGCAGCAAGGCGGGCCGATGCGGAGGACATTGA
- the secG gene encoding preprotein translocase subunit SecG, with protein sequence MNILFTITLTVHIIVGLAVIGLVLIQHGKGADMGAAFGSGASGSLFGATGSANFLSRSTAVLAAIFFLTSLSLAYMASQRPATAGTSVTDTVKTESVVPAAPVQPDVQDDSKAKNIPK encoded by the coding sequence ATGAATATTCTCTTCACCATCACACTCACCGTGCACATCATCGTCGGCCTTGCGGTGATCGGTCTGGTGCTGATTCAGCATGGCAAGGGCGCCGACATGGGCGCGGCGTTCGGCAGCGGTGCATCGGGCAGCCTGTTCGGGGCGACCGGCTCGGCGAATTTCCTCTCGCGCTCGACCGCGGTGCTGGCGGCGATATTCTTTCTCACCAGCCTTTCGCTGGCTTATATGGCCAGTCAGCGTCCTGCGACGGCAGGCACGAGTGTGACTGATACCGTCAAGACCGAATCGGTCGTCCCTGCGGCCCCGGTTCAGCCCGATGTGCAGGACGATTCGAAGGCGAAAAATATTCCGAAGTGA
- a CDS encoding enoyl-CoA hydratase — protein sequence MSQSIISETHDKAGLIRINRPAAMNALNDEVIEGIGSALANFEADDDIGCIVLTGDNKAFAAGADIRAMKDFDYMAAYRGDFITRNWERLKACRKPVIAAVAGYALGGGCELALMCDTIYAAENAKFGLPEVKLGTLPGAGGTQRLPRAVGKAKAMDLCFTGRMMDAVEAERCGLVARIFPTEKLIDETLAIAQTIAGYSLPVLMMIKESVNRAFETSLAEGLLFERRTFHASFALEDQKEGMAAFLEKRAPKFRNR from the coding sequence ATGTCCCAAAGCATCATCAGCGAGACCCATGACAAGGCGGGTCTGATCCGCATCAACCGCCCCGCCGCCATGAATGCCCTCAATGACGAAGTCATTGAAGGTATCGGCAGCGCGCTTGCCAACTTCGAGGCCGACGACGACATCGGCTGCATCGTCCTCACCGGTGACAACAAGGCCTTCGCCGCTGGCGCCGACATCCGTGCGATGAAGGATTTCGACTACATGGCCGCTTACCGGGGGGACTTCATCACCCGCAACTGGGAACGCCTAAAAGCCTGCCGCAAGCCGGTCATCGCCGCGGTAGCAGGTTATGCGCTCGGCGGCGGCTGCGAGCTCGCGTTGATGTGTGACACGATCTATGCTGCCGAAAACGCCAAGTTCGGCTTGCCGGAAGTCAAGCTCGGCACCCTGCCTGGCGCCGGTGGCACGCAACGTTTGCCGCGGGCCGTCGGCAAAGCAAAGGCGATGGATCTCTGCTTCACCGGGCGCATGATGGACGCCGTCGAAGCGGAACGCTGCGGCTTGGTCGCGCGGATCTTCCCGACCGAGAAACTGATCGACGAAACCCTTGCCATAGCACAAACGATCGCCGGCTACTCCCTGCCCGTGCTGATGATGATCAAGGAATCCGTCAATCGCGCCTTCGAGACCTCGCTCGCCGAAGGTCTGCTATTCGAGCGGCGCACTTTTCACGCTTCCTTCGCACTCGAAGACCAGAAGGAAGGCATGGCCGCCTTTCTGGAAAAACGCGCCCCGAAGTTTCGCAATCGATAG
- the ndhC gene encoding NADH-quinone oxidoreductase subunit A, with amino-acid sequence MLENYFPVLVFIVVALIFGCVPIIIGRLVGPHRPDPEKLSPYECGFGAFEDARMKFDVRYYLVAIAFIIFDLEVAYMFPWAAIYKEFVGAENAVVRTFGFVEMFIFMGILVVGFVWAWLKGALDWE; translated from the coding sequence ATGCTGGAAAACTATTTCCCGGTACTGGTATTCATCGTCGTTGCCCTGATCTTCGGCTGCGTGCCGATCATCATCGGGCGTCTCGTCGGCCCCCATCGCCCGGATCCTGAAAAACTCTCCCCCTACGAATGCGGCTTCGGCGCCTTCGAGGATGCGCGCATGAAGTTCGATGTGCGTTACTACCTCGTCGCCATCGCGTTCATCATCTTCGATCTGGAAGTCGCCTACATGTTTCCCTGGGCGGCGATCTACAAGGAATTCGTCGGCGCCGAAAATGCAGTGGTGCGGACCTTCGGTTTCGTCGAGATGTTCATCTTCATGGGTATTCTCGTCGTCGGTTTCGTCTGGGCCTGGCTGAAAGGCGCCCTCGACTGGGAGTGA
- a CDS encoding Fe(3+) ABC transporter substrate-binding protein: protein MRHAFLILTLTAAVAAESTALAADKELNLYSARHYQTDEALYNNFTQQTGIKINRIEAKEDELLERIKNEGAMSPADVFITVDAARLAKADELGLFAPLQSKVIEERIPAHLRSKDWAAFSTRARVIVFNKATMKAEDVKNYEDLAQPKLKGQVCMRSGAHPYNLSLLASMIAHHGEKKAEEWAKGVVANFARTPKGGDTDQIKAVAAGECGVTISNSYYLARLMRSGKPDDRKVVEAIGIVWPNQATTGVHINISGGGILKTAPNKEAAKKFLDYLASDEAQRYFADGNNEWPAATNVKTDNPALAALGSFKADTLPIIELAKNAALAQKIYDRVGWK, encoded by the coding sequence ATGCGCCATGCTTTCCTCATCCTCACCCTCACTGCAGCAGTCGCTGCCGAATCCACGGCACTGGCGGCCGACAAGGAATTGAACCTCTACTCCGCACGCCACTACCAGACGGACGAGGCGCTCTACAACAACTTCACGCAGCAGACGGGGATCAAGATCAACCGCATCGAAGCCAAGGAAGATGAGTTGCTCGAACGCATCAAGAATGAAGGCGCGATGAGCCCGGCGGACGTCTTCATCACCGTCGATGCCGCGCGGCTGGCGAAGGCCGACGAGCTGGGTCTATTCGCGCCGCTGCAGTCGAAGGTGATCGAAGAGCGCATTCCCGCCCATCTGCGCTCCAAGGACTGGGCTGCCTTCTCGACCCGTGCCCGGGTGATCGTCTTCAACAAAGCGACGATGAAAGCCGAGGACGTGAAGAACTACGAAGACCTCGCCCAGCCGAAACTCAAAGGCCAGGTCTGCATGCGTTCCGGCGCCCATCCCTACAACCTGTCACTGCTCGCCTCGATGATCGCCCACCATGGCGAGAAAAAGGCCGAGGAATGGGCCAAGGGGGTGGTCGCCAACTTCGCGCGGACGCCGAAAGGAGGTGATACCGACCAGATCAAGGCGGTGGCCGCCGGCGAGTGCGGCGTGACGATCTCCAATTCGTATTACCTCGCCCGTCTGATGCGCTCAGGCAAGCCCGATGACAGGAAGGTCGTCGAGGCCATTGGCATCGTCTGGCCCAATCAGGCGACGACCGGTGTGCACATCAACATCTCGGGCGGCGGCATATTGAAGACGGCGCCAAACAAGGAAGCGGCGAAGAAATTCCTCGACTACCTTGCCTCGGACGAAGCGCAGCGCTATTTTGCCGACGGCAACAACGAGTGGCCGGCCGCAACCAACGTGAAGACCGACAATCCCGCGCTCGCTGCGCTGGGCAGTTTCAAGGCCGACACGCTGCCGATCATTGAGCTGGCAAAAAACGCCGCGCTGGCACAGAAAATCTATGACCGCGTCGGATGGAAATGA
- the hemP gene encoding hemin uptake protein HemP, which translates to MTASDGNEPRGKSLPHQGNRAWEGYIDSRELFAGRKEILIRHEGEIYRLRLTRQNKLILTK; encoded by the coding sequence ATGACCGCGTCGGATGGAAATGAGCCGCGCGGAAAATCCCTCCCGCACCAAGGCAACCGGGCGTGGGAGGGATATATCGACAGCCGTGAGCTTTTCGCCGGGCGCAAAGAGATCCTCATCCGACACGAAGGTGAAATCTACCGCTTGCGGCTCACGCGCCAGAACAAGCTGATCCTGACCAAGTAA
- a CDS encoding FeoA family protein — protein sequence MDATMARNPNSALAGRQAIGEKAYPLMMAQVGERVRIVAMKGGAAIDKRLTEMGLNLGAELALCLREESGVVVMRGNSRLALGAALAHRLWVTPANHEDMERCK from the coding sequence ATGGATGCCACGATGGCACGAAACCCAAACTCGGCGCTGGCGGGACGGCAAGCCATTGGCGAAAAGGCCTATCCACTGATGATGGCCCAAGTGGGCGAGCGAGTACGCATCGTCGCCATGAAAGGTGGAGCGGCCATCGATAAACGCCTGACCGAGATGGGCCTCAATCTGGGTGCCGAATTGGCGCTTTGCCTGCGCGAGGAGAGCGGTGTGGTGGTCATGCGCGGCAATTCGCGTCTTGCCCTGGGCGCAGCGCTGGCACACCGGCTCTGGGTGACACCGGCAAATCATGAAGACATGGAGCGATGCAAATGA
- a CDS encoding NADH-quinone oxidoreductase subunit C: MSAKLERLCNRLNEIFVGRIQNLTLAGGEVTLEVAAADYFEVAKTLRDHPELRFEQLLDLCGVDYVTYGRTDLVDFSAGRSPRFAAVSHLLSLTHNWRLRLRVFAPDDAFPVVASLTPLWSSANWFEREAFDLFGIMFEGHDDLRRILTDYGFVGHPFRKDFPVHGYVEMRYDPEQRRVVYQPVTIEPREVTPRIIREENYGKVSDDRG; the protein is encoded by the coding sequence ATGAGCGCCAAGCTGGAACGGCTGTGCAATCGCCTGAACGAAATCTTCGTCGGGCGCATCCAGAATCTCACCTTGGCAGGCGGCGAGGTTACGTTGGAAGTCGCTGCCGCTGACTATTTCGAGGTCGCCAAGACGCTGCGCGATCATCCGGAGCTGCGCTTCGAGCAGTTGCTCGATCTGTGTGGTGTCGATTACGTGACCTATGGCCGGACGGACCTCGTCGATTTCAGCGCCGGACGTTCGCCGCGCTTCGCCGCCGTCAGTCATTTGCTCTCGCTGACCCATAACTGGCGCTTACGGTTGCGTGTTTTTGCGCCGGATGATGCGTTTCCGGTGGTCGCTTCGCTGACGCCGCTGTGGAGCAGCGCCAACTGGTTCGAGCGTGAGGCCTTCGATCTGTTCGGCATCATGTTCGAAGGCCATGACGACCTGCGGCGCATCCTGACCGATTACGGTTTCGTCGGCCATCCGTTCCGTAAGGATTTCCCGGTGCATGGCTATGTCGAGATGCGCTACGACCCGGAACAGCGTCGCGTGGTCTATCAGCCCGTGACCATCGAGCCGCGTGAGGTGACGCCACGCATCATCCGCGAAGAAAACTATGGAAAGGTGAGCGACGACCGTGGCTGA
- the tpiA gene encoding triose-phosphate isomerase — MRRKFVAGNWKMHGSLKSNAELLRDVRTGVATFDIDIAVCVPYPYLAQVNELLKGSNVAWGAQDVSEHAQGAYTGEVSAAMLVDFGCKYVIVGHSERRTYYGESDAIVAAKTEAALKAGLIPIVCVGETLEERERNVTAEVVTRQLDAVIARCGVAALANAVVAYEPVWAIGTGRTATPAQAQEVHALIRARVAREDRAVADGLRILYGGSMKPGNAQELMAQPDIDGGLIGGASLVAADFVAICAAAR, encoded by the coding sequence ATGCGCAGGAAATTCGTCGCCGGTAACTGGAAGATGCATGGCAGCTTGAAAAGCAATGCCGAATTGCTCCGCGACGTGCGAACGGGTGTCGCCACATTCGATATCGATATTGCCGTCTGCGTCCCCTATCCGTACCTCGCCCAGGTCAATGAATTGCTCAAGGGCAGCAATGTGGCCTGGGGCGCCCAGGATGTTTCCGAACATGCCCAGGGTGCTTATACCGGCGAGGTCAGTGCCGCGATGCTCGTCGATTTCGGCTGCAAATATGTCATCGTCGGTCACTCCGAGCGGCGCACCTATTACGGCGAAAGCGATGCAATCGTCGCCGCGAAAACCGAGGCTGCACTCAAGGCGGGGCTGATCCCGATCGTCTGCGTCGGCGAGACCCTCGAAGAACGCGAACGCAATGTCACGGCTGAAGTGGTCACACGTCAGCTCGACGCCGTCATCGCTCGCTGTGGCGTTGCTGCACTGGCCAATGCGGTGGTGGCCTATGAACCGGTCTGGGCAATCGGCACCGGGCGCACTGCGACGCCAGCCCAGGCTCAGGAAGTCCATGCATTGATCCGTGCCCGCGTGGCTCGCGAAGATAGGGCGGTCGCTGATGGCCTGCGCATCCTCTACGGTGGCAGCATGAAGCCCGGCAATGCGCAGGAGTTGATGGCTCAACCCGACATCGATGGTGGCCTGATCGGCGGCGCGTCGCTGGTGGCCGCCGATTTCGTGGCCATCTGCGCGGCGGCCCGTTAA
- a CDS encoding propionate--CoA ligase has protein sequence MHDNQRERKMMKYAEFHRRSIEDCDAFWGEQAQLVDWQTPPQKICDYSRPPFVKWFSGGTTNLCHNAVDRHAAKRPNDRALIYVSTETNEERIYSFAELKQEVMRMAAVMQSLGVQKGDRVLIYMPMIPEAAFAMLACVRIGAIHSVVFGGFASGSLATRIDDAKPKLIVSSDAGMRGGRAVPYKHLLDEAINLSAAKPEKVLMVDRGIDKGFNKVAGRDVDYAELRAQHMDAEVPCVWLESSEPSYILYTSGTTGKPKGVQRDTGGYAVALAASLKYIYTGYEGETYFATSDIGWVVGHSYIIYGPLIAGMATVMYEGTPIRPDAGIWWSLVEKYKINVMFSAPTAIRVLKKQDPAYLHKYDLSSLKHLFLAGEPLDQPTHEWIMNELKLPVIDNYWQTETGWPMLSAVPGVEKTPIKFGSPSFPVFGYDLRIFREDGTECGPNEKGIVGVVPPLPPGCLSTVWGQDERFVSTYFSLFKEPLVYSSFDWGIKDEEGYHFILGRTDDVINVAGHRLGTREIEEAVQAHPAIAEVAVVGVNDPLKGQEPVAFAVVKDAAKIATPELKAALEAEVKKTVDGLLGAIARPKHVHFVTGLPKTRSGKMLRRSIQALAEGRDPGDLTTLDDPTTLEQIRQVLVQG, from the coding sequence ATCCATGACAACCAGAGGGAAAGGAAAATGATGAAATACGCTGAGTTCCATCGGCGTTCGATCGAGGATTGCGACGCATTCTGGGGCGAGCAGGCGCAACTCGTCGACTGGCAGACGCCGCCGCAGAAGATCTGCGATTACAGCCGGCCACCATTCGTCAAGTGGTTCTCGGGCGGGACGACGAATCTCTGCCACAACGCTGTAGACCGTCATGCCGCGAAGCGGCCCAATGACCGCGCCCTGATCTATGTGTCCACCGAGACGAACGAGGAACGCATCTATTCGTTCGCCGAATTGAAGCAGGAAGTGATGCGCATGGCGGCCGTCATGCAATCGCTTGGCGTGCAAAAGGGCGATCGTGTGCTGATCTACATGCCGATGATTCCCGAAGCCGCGTTCGCGATGCTCGCCTGCGTGCGCATCGGCGCGATCCACTCCGTGGTGTTCGGCGGCTTCGCTTCCGGGTCGCTGGCCACTCGTATCGATGACGCCAAGCCAAAATTGATCGTCTCCTCGGATGCCGGCATGCGCGGCGGGCGTGCCGTGCCCTACAAGCATCTGCTCGATGAGGCGATCAATCTTTCCGCAGCCAAGCCCGAAAAGGTGCTGATGGTGGACCGCGGCATCGACAAAGGTTTCAACAAAGTCGCCGGCCGCGATGTCGATTATGCCGAGCTGCGTGCGCAGCACATGGATGCCGAAGTCCCCTGCGTCTGGCTCGAATCCTCCGAGCCGTCCTACATCCTCTACACCTCCGGCACCACCGGCAAGCCCAAGGGTGTGCAGCGCGATACCGGCGGTTATGCCGTCGCGCTCGCTGCCTCGCTCAAATACATCTACACCGGCTATGAAGGCGAAACCTATTTCGCCACCTCGGACATCGGCTGGGTGGTGGGGCACAGCTACATCATTTACGGGCCGCTGATTGCCGGCATGGCGACGGTGATGTACGAAGGCACGCCGATCCGGCCCGATGCCGGCATCTGGTGGAGCCTGGTCGAGAAATACAAGATCAATGTCATGTTCTCGGCGCCGACGGCGATCCGCGTGCTCAAGAAGCAGGATCCGGCCTATCTGCACAAATACGATCTCTCCTCGCTCAAGCATCTGTTCCTCGCCGGCGAACCGCTCGACCAACCGACGCACGAATGGATCATGAACGAATTGAAACTGCCGGTGATCGACAACTACTGGCAGACCGAGACCGGCTGGCCGATGCTCTCGGCGGTGCCTGGGGTGGAAAAGACGCCGATCAAATTCGGCTCGCCGTCATTCCCCGTCTTCGGCTATGACCTACGCATTTTCCGCGAGGACGGCACGGAGTGCGGCCCGAACGAAAAAGGCATCGTCGGCGTCGTGCCGCCGCTGCCGCCGGGCTGCCTGTCGACGGTGTGGGGGCAGGATGAACGCTTCGTCAGCACCTATTTCAGCCTGTTCAAGGAACCGCTGGTCTATTCGTCGTTCGACTGGGGCATCAAGGACGAGGAGGGTTACCACTTCATCCTCGGCCGTACCGACGACGTGATCAACGTCGCCGGCCACCGTCTCGGCACGCGCGAAATCGAAGAAGCGGTGCAGGCGCATCCGGCAATCGCCGAAGTGGCGGTCGTCGGCGTCAATGATCCGCTCAAAGGCCAAGAACCAGTCGCCTTTGCCGTCGTCAAGGATGCCGCGAAGATCGCCACGCCGGAACTCAAGGCTGCCCTCGAAGCCGAGGTGAAGAAGACCGTCGATGGCCTGCTCGGCGCGATCGCCCGGCCGAAGCATGTGCATTTCGTCACCGGCCTGCCGAAGACGCGTTCCGGCAAGATGCTGCGGCGCTCGATCCAGGCGCTGGCCGAGGGCCGCGATCCGGGCGATCTGACGACGCTGGACGACCCAACGACGCTGGAACAGATCCGTCAAGTGCTCGTTCAAGGCTGA
- a CDS encoding FeoA family protein, with the protein MTTIDALQAGDSARIEGYTAQGQGYRRKLLAMGLTPGVEFMVVRRAPLGDPIEIRVRGVHLSLRREEAAALKLAKEDL; encoded by the coding sequence ATGACGACGATCGATGCGCTGCAAGCGGGCGATTCGGCCCGCATCGAGGGTTATACGGCACAGGGTCAAGGCTACCGGCGCAAGCTATTGGCAATGGGTCTCACCCCGGGAGTCGAATTCATGGTGGTGCGCCGCGCCCCCTTGGGCGATCCGATCGAGATTCGCGTGCGCGGCGTCCATCTTTCGTTGCGCCGCGAGGAAGCCGCCGCCCTCAAACTGGCAAAGGAGGATTTGTGA
- a CDS encoding oxidoreductase, translated as MTFKALLIRQEDGRVTAGFEQMTEPALDPGEVTIRVLWSDVNYKDALAATGAGKIIRRFPCIGGIDLSGVVIDSQSPQFRPGDEVLATSFDIGVAHHGGYAEIARMPAAWVRRIPAGLDVRSAMALGTAGFTAGLAVARMEHDGLRPDKGPVVVSGATGGVGSIAIEILAKSGYEVYALTGKAEATDYLKALGAREVILRSSLDLSRIRPLEKAQWAGAVDNLGGEVLAWMASTMKQGGTIASIGLAASMELKTTVAPFILRGVSLLGIDSGYIGEPWRSEVWRRLGSDWKPEKVIHQVREIGFDELPSVFDDFLQSRVTGRIVVRIQNP; from the coding sequence ATGACGTTCAAGGCATTGCTGATACGGCAGGAGGATGGCCGCGTGACGGCCGGCTTCGAGCAGATGACTGAGCCCGCGCTCGATCCGGGCGAGGTGACGATCCGCGTCCTCTGGTCCGACGTCAATTACAAGGACGCGCTCGCCGCGACCGGCGCCGGCAAGATCATCCGGCGCTTTCCCTGCATCGGCGGCATCGATCTCTCCGGGGTGGTGATCGACAGTCAAAGCCCGCAATTCCGCCCCGGCGACGAGGTGCTGGCGACGAGCTTCGACATCGGTGTCGCCCATCATGGCGGCTATGCCGAAATCGCCCGCATGCCGGCCGCATGGGTGCGCAGGATTCCGGCGGGGCTCGATGTGCGCAGCGCGATGGCGCTCGGCACGGCCGGCTTCACTGCCGGGCTGGCAGTGGCGCGCATGGAGCACGACGGTTTGCGTCCGGACAAGGGCCCGGTGGTGGTCTCGGGCGCGACCGGTGGTGTGGGCAGCATCGCGATCGAGATCCTCGCCAAATCCGGCTACGAGGTGTATGCGCTGACCGGCAAGGCCGAGGCGACCGATTATCTGAAGGCGCTTGGCGCCCGCGAAGTGATCTTGCGTTCCAGTCTCGACCTGAGTCGGATCCGGCCGCTCGAAAAGGCGCAATGGGCGGGAGCGGTCGACAATCTCGGCGGCGAAGTGCTGGCCTGGATGGCGAGCACGATGAAGCAGGGCGGCACGATTGCCAGCATCGGTCTTGCCGCCAGCATGGAACTCAAGACCACCGTCGCGCCGTTCATCCTGCGTGGGGTATCGTTACTCGGTATCGATTCCGGCTACATCGGCGAGCCGTGGCGCAGCGAAGTCTGGCGCCGGCTGGGCAGCGATTGGAAACCCGAGAAGGTCATCCATCAGGTGCGCGAAATCGGCTTCGATGAGTTGCCGAGTGTGTTCGACGATTTTCTGCAGTCACGCGTGACCGGCCGCATCGTCGTGCGTATCCAGAATCCATGA
- a CDS encoding NuoB/complex I 20 kDa subunit family protein, with protein MSIEGVLQEGFVTTTLDKVINWTRTGSLWPMTFGLACCAIEMIHTGVSRYDLDRFGVVFRPSPRQSDVMIVAGTVTNKMAPAMRRVYDQMAEPRWVISMGSCANGGGYYHYSYSVLRGCDRVIPVDIYVPGCPPTPEALLYGIIQLQNKINRTCTIAR; from the coding sequence GTGAGCATCGAAGGTGTCTTGCAGGAAGGCTTCGTCACCACCACGCTCGACAAGGTCATCAACTGGACACGCACCGGCTCCCTCTGGCCGATGACGTTCGGCTTGGCCTGCTGCGCGATCGAGATGATCCACACCGGGGTGTCCCGTTATGACCTCGACCGCTTCGGTGTGGTCTTCAGGCCGAGCCCGCGTCAATCCGATGTCATGATCGTCGCCGGTACGGTCACCAACAAAATGGCCCCGGCGATGCGTCGCGTCTATGACCAGATGGCCGAACCGCGCTGGGTGATCTCGATGGGTTCCTGCGCGAACGGCGGCGGCTACTACCATTACTCGTATTCCGTGTTGCGGGGTTGCGATCGGGTGATTCCGGTCGATATCTACGTGCCGGGTTGTCCTCCCACGCCCGAGGCACTGCTCTACGGCATCATCCAACTGCAGAACAAGATCAACCGGACCTGCACCATCGCCCGCTAA